In one window of Fundidesulfovibrio soli DNA:
- a CDS encoding glutamate synthase-related protein has protein sequence MAFAPINKNYHDFFVVRDKDACINCQVCVRQCSYGVHYWDEARQCVRHDNTKCIGCHRCEAYCPTQALLIQEKPSNFKPNALWRPVFIKNVYKQADSGGVLLAGMGSPVDIPVYWDKLLLDASQVTNPSIDPLREPMELRTYLGSKPNRLEFEETPEGPRLKTPTKPNIKLNIPIMFSAMSFGSINFNLHVAMARAATEVGTYYNTGEGGLHESLYKYGPNTIVQVASGRFGVHRDYLNAGAAIEIKIGQGAKPGIGGHLPGEKINAMVSETRMVPLGSDAISPAPHHDIYSIEDLHQLIYALKEASDYTKPVSVKIAAVHNVAAIASGVVRAGADIVAIDGMRGGTGAAPAMIRDNVGIPIELALASVDQRLRDEGIRNDASVVVAGGTRCSADVIKAIALGADAVYIATAALLAVGCTLCARCYTGKCPWGIATNDPYLAKRQNPDIAAKKMANLMKAWAHEIEEMLGGMGLNSIESVRGNRDKLRAVGLSQSEMDILGVKPAGR, from the coding sequence TTGGCCTTCGCTCCCATCAACAAGAACTACCACGACTTCTTCGTCGTCCGGGACAAGGACGCCTGCATCAACTGCCAGGTGTGCGTGCGCCAGTGCTCATACGGAGTGCACTACTGGGATGAAGCCAGACAGTGCGTGCGCCACGACAACACCAAGTGCATCGGTTGCCACCGCTGCGAGGCGTACTGCCCCACCCAGGCGCTTCTCATCCAGGAGAAGCCCTCCAACTTCAAACCCAACGCCCTCTGGCGGCCTGTGTTCATCAAGAACGTCTACAAGCAGGCCGACTCCGGCGGCGTCCTTCTCGCGGGCATGGGCTCCCCGGTGGACATCCCCGTCTACTGGGACAAGCTCCTGCTCGACGCCAGCCAGGTGACCAACCCCTCCATCGACCCCCTGCGCGAGCCGATGGAACTGCGCACCTATCTGGGTTCCAAGCCCAACCGCCTGGAATTCGAGGAGACCCCCGAAGGCCCCAGGTTGAAGACCCCCACGAAGCCGAACATCAAGCTGAACATTCCCATCATGTTCTCGGCCATGAGCTTCGGTTCGATCAACTTCAACCTGCACGTGGCCATGGCCCGCGCCGCCACGGAAGTGGGCACCTACTACAACACCGGTGAGGGCGGCCTGCACGAGAGCCTCTACAAGTACGGCCCCAACACCATCGTGCAGGTGGCGTCCGGCCGCTTCGGCGTGCACCGCGACTACCTGAACGCGGGCGCGGCCATCGAGATCAAGATCGGCCAGGGCGCCAAGCCCGGCATCGGCGGGCACCTGCCAGGCGAGAAGATCAACGCCATGGTCTCCGAGACGCGCATGGTGCCCCTGGGCTCCGACGCCATCTCCCCGGCCCCGCACCACGACATCTACTCCATTGAGGATCTGCACCAGCTCATCTACGCCCTCAAGGAAGCCAGCGACTACACGAAGCCCGTCTCCGTGAAGATCGCGGCCGTGCACAACGTGGCCGCCATCGCCTCGGGCGTGGTGCGCGCCGGCGCGGACATCGTGGCCATCGACGGCATGCGCGGCGGCACGGGCGCGGCCCCGGCCATGATCCGCGACAACGTGGGCATCCCCATCGAGCTGGCGCTGGCCTCCGTTGACCAGCGCCTGCGCGACGAGGGCATCCGCAACGACGCCTCCGTGGTCGTGGCGGGCGGCACCCGCTGCTCCGCCGACGTGATCAAGGCCATCGCCCTGGGCGCGGACGCCGTGTACATCGCCACCGCCGCCCTGCTGGCCGTGGGCTGCACGCTGTGCGCCCGCTGCTACACCGGCAAGTGCCCCTGGGGCATCGCCACCAACGATCCCTATCTGGCCAAGCGCCAGAACCCCGATATCGCGGCCAAGAAGATGGCCAACCTCATGAAGGCCTGGGCCCACGAAATCGAGGAGATGCTCGGCGGCATGGGTCTCAACTCCATCGAGTCCGTGCGCGGCAACCGCGACAAGCTTCGCGCCGTCGGCCTGAGCCAGAGCGAGATGGACATC